A portion of the Bacteroides faecium genome contains these proteins:
- a CDS encoding SusC/RagA family TonB-linked outer membrane protein — protein sequence MKSNKKGNHLYAYKDTIRRLFFFTLFSLLIVGAYAQNKTVTGTVIDFTGEPVIGASVLVNGTTNGTITDLDGKFTLSNVPAKGTITVTYIGYKKQEISVAGNTNFRITLQEDSETLDEVVVVGYGVQKKSDVTGAMARVGEKELKAMPVKNALEGMQGKTAGVDITSSQRPGEVGNINIRGQRSINAEQGPLYVVDGMVIQNGGIENINPSDIEAIDILKDASATAIYGSRGANGVILVTTKKGKQGKVTLNYSGTVTFETLHDVTEMMSASEWLDYARIAKYNAGSYASATPTYEADKAAFGSVAASWKNIDQAWSNGNYDPSKVGSYDWASHGKQTGITHEHTLSASGGSDKFQGYASFGYMDQKGTQPGQAYERYTLKTSFDSNPVEWFKMGTSINASYSTQDYGYSFSKSVTGSGDFYSALRSMIPWTVPYDENNEYIRYPSGDVNIINPIRELDYNTNQRRTFRASASMYSQIDFGKIWKPLEGLSYRIQFGPEFQFYTLGVANAADGINGDGNNGAQYKNEQKRAWTLDNLIYYNKTLGQHNLGLTLMQSASAYHYEMGDMRATNVASADELWYNMSSAGTLNSFGTGLTETQMASYMIRMNYGYKDKYLLTASMRWDGASQLAEGHKWASFPSVAIAWRMDQEDFLKDVSWLNQLKLRVGVGVTGNAAIKAYATKGAITGLYYNWGQNDSSLGYVPSDPSQKEPAKMANPTLGWERTTQYNVGVDYGFFNNRLSGSIDAYKTKTNDLLLEMTIPSLTGYVSTYSNVGKTSGWGIDLQINAIPVQLKDFSWSTTLTWSMDRNRIDELSNGRTEDVNNKWFVGEEIGVYYDWVYDGIWKTEEAEEAAKYGRKPGQIKVKDLNSDDKIDANDDKKIVGHVRPRWTGGWSNTFNYKNFELSFFILSRWGFTVPQGAVTLDGRYMQRKVDYWVAGTNENARYYSPGSNGEGADTYNSAMNYQDGSYIKVRNISLGYNFTPKQLGKLGINNLKLYVQAMNPFNIYKACDFLDTDLVNYDNNTKTFGSPTTSKSFVIGVNIGF from the coding sequence ATGAAAAGCAACAAAAAAGGTAATCACCTGTACGCCTATAAGGATACTATCCGACGGCTATTTTTCTTCACTTTGTTCTCCCTTTTAATAGTTGGAGCCTATGCCCAGAATAAAACGGTCACAGGTACAGTTATTGACTTTACAGGAGAACCGGTCATTGGTGCCAGTGTATTAGTCAATGGAACTACGAATGGTACTATAACAGATTTGGATGGCAAATTTACTCTCTCTAATGTACCGGCTAAAGGTACGATAACTGTTACTTACATAGGATATAAGAAACAAGAAATTTCTGTCGCAGGAAATACCAATTTCAGGATTACGCTTCAAGAAGATTCGGAAACGCTGGATGAAGTAGTAGTTGTAGGATATGGCGTTCAGAAAAAAAGCGATGTGACCGGTGCTATGGCACGGGTTGGAGAAAAAGAGCTGAAAGCAATGCCTGTAAAGAATGCTTTGGAAGGAATGCAAGGAAAAACAGCAGGTGTGGACATCACTTCCAGCCAACGGCCCGGTGAAGTGGGAAATATTAATATTCGCGGACAACGTTCTATCAATGCCGAACAAGGGCCGTTGTATGTTGTTGACGGCATGGTTATTCAAAACGGCGGTATTGAGAATATCAACCCTTCCGATATTGAAGCTATTGATATTCTGAAAGATGCTTCGGCTACGGCTATCTATGGTTCGCGTGGTGCCAACGGTGTCATCCTTGTCACTACTAAAAAAGGAAAACAAGGAAAAGTTACTTTAAACTATTCCGGTACTGTCACCTTTGAAACATTGCATGACGTAACAGAAATGATGTCTGCATCCGAATGGCTGGACTATGCCCGTATAGCTAAATACAATGCAGGTTCCTATGCATCCGCTACTCCGACGTACGAAGCGGATAAAGCAGCCTTCGGCAGTGTAGCCGCTTCCTGGAAAAATATCGACCAGGCATGGTCAAACGGGAATTACGACCCTTCAAAAGTAGGTTCTTACGACTGGGCTTCCCACGGCAAGCAGACCGGAATTACCCATGAACACACATTAAGCGCATCCGGCGGTTCGGATAAGTTCCAAGGTTATGCTTCATTCGGCTATATGGACCAGAAAGGTACACAACCCGGCCAGGCTTATGAACGCTATACCTTAAAGACTTCATTTGACTCAAACCCGGTGGAGTGGTTCAAGATGGGAACTTCCATCAACGCTTCTTACTCTACCCAAGACTACGGTTATAGTTTCTCTAAATCCGTAACCGGTTCCGGTGATTTCTACAGCGCATTGAGAAGCATGATTCCATGGACAGTGCCTTATGATGAAAACAATGAATACATCCGCTATCCGAGTGGTGATGTCAATATCATCAATCCTATCCGTGAACTGGATTATAATACCAATCAGCGTCGTACCTTCCGCGCATCAGCCAGCATGTATTCACAAATAGACTTCGGCAAAATATGGAAGCCGTTGGAAGGCTTGTCCTATCGCATACAATTCGGCCCTGAATTTCAATTCTATACATTGGGAGTTGCCAATGCAGCCGACGGTATCAATGGCGACGGTAATAACGGCGCACAATATAAAAACGAACAGAAACGTGCATGGACATTAGATAACCTTATCTATTACAACAAGACATTAGGCCAGCATAATCTGGGATTGACATTGATGCAATCAGCATCGGCTTACCATTACGAAATGGGAGATATGAGAGCTACCAATGTTGCGTCGGCAGATGAGCTGTGGTATAATATGAGTTCTGCCGGTACACTGAATTCTTTTGGTACAGGCCTGACAGAGACTCAAATGGCATCTTATATGATTCGCATGAACTATGGATATAAAGACAAATACTTATTAACTGCATCTATGCGTTGGGACGGTGCTTCGCAATTGGCCGAAGGACACAAATGGGCGAGCTTCCCTTCTGTAGCCATTGCATGGAGAATGGATCAGGAAGATTTCCTGAAAGATGTCAGTTGGCTTAATCAGTTGAAACTCCGTGTTGGTGTTGGTGTCACAGGTAATGCGGCTATCAAAGCCTACGCTACCAAAGGAGCAATCACCGGCTTATATTACAACTGGGGACAAAATGATTCTTCATTAGGCTATGTACCTTCGGATCCATCCCAGAAAGAACCGGCAAAAATGGCAAACCCGACTTTAGGCTGGGAAAGAACGACCCAATACAATGTCGGTGTTGATTACGGTTTCTTTAACAACCGACTCAGCGGTAGCATTGACGCGTACAAGACCAAGACGAACGATTTGCTGTTGGAAATGACAATTCCTTCATTGACCGGTTATGTTTCCACTTATTCGAATGTAGGCAAGACATCCGGTTGGGGTATTGACCTGCAAATAAACGCAATCCCGGTACAACTGAAAGATTTCTCATGGAGTACAACCCTGACATGGTCTATGGATAGAAACCGGATTGACGAACTATCCAACGGCAGAACGGAAGATGTAAACAACAAATGGTTTGTAGGAGAAGAAATCGGTGTTTATTACGACTGGGTATATGACGGCATATGGAAAACGGAAGAAGCTGAAGAAGCTGCCAAATACGGACGTAAACCGGGACAAATCAAAGTGAAAGATTTGAATAGTGACGATAAGATAGATGCTAATGATGATAAAAAGATTGTAGGTCATGTACGCCCTCGCTGGACAGGCGGTTGGAGCAACACTTTCAATTACAAGAACTTTGAACTATCTTTCTTCATTCTGTCACGCTGGGGATTCACCGTACCACAAGGTGCTGTCACACTTGACGGCCGCTATATGCAACGCAAGGTTGACTACTGGGTAGCGGGAACAAATGAAAATGCAAGATACTACTCACCGGGCTCCAACGGTGAAGGAGCAGATACTTACAACAGCGCCATGAATTACCAAGACGGTTCGTATATCAAAGTGCGTAACATTTCACTAGGTTACAACTTTACTCCGAAACAATTGGGCAAACTAGGTATCAATAACCTGAAATTATATGTTCAGGCAATGAATCCCTTCAATATCTATAAGGCGTGCGATTTTCTGGATACCGATTTAGTGAACTATGACAACAATACCAAAACGTTCGGTTCACCCACTACTTCAAAGAGTTTTGTCATTGGTGTCAATATCGGATTCTAA
- a CDS encoding fimbrillin family protein: MKKNYVMAALVLSLLAGCSTDVKESDIKFAGEAGVKVSFNAVINSQTGTPLTPTRATDTEWEIGDSIGISCGGNQQNIHYKYIGDANNMFAAKGGVGEEIWVLGTQEYDVIAYCPFMGTSGVTEGIVSVLTDTENQATAEKRKYLDFLYATATASATQPNVQLVFNHKMSRIKIKFEAGDGVSLSDIDCYLIGLKQEGTFNTSTGATTVSESAMTEDIYWGNVGEVNNHTMEAILLPQTVSSKVSIQARMGGRLYEVQFPNLTKLDTGVSYNYTIKASMSVDQKDYVFTITKEGTQINDWTTEEEEIKADSTSPDTGATTENPNWTVEEEEITATEK, from the coding sequence ATGAAGAAAAACTATGTAATGGCTGCTTTGGTTCTGTCGCTGTTGGCGGGATGCAGCACTGATGTTAAAGAATCTGACATCAAGTTTGCAGGAGAGGCGGGTGTGAAGGTCTCTTTCAATGCAGTGATAAACAGTCAGACCGGAACTCCTTTGACACCAACCCGAGCTACTGATACAGAATGGGAAATTGGAGATTCAATAGGAATTTCCTGTGGAGGTAATCAACAGAATATCCACTACAAATACATAGGTGATGCAAATAATATGTTTGCCGCCAAAGGAGGTGTAGGAGAAGAAATTTGGGTTTTAGGAACACAAGAATATGATGTGATAGCCTATTGTCCGTTTATGGGTACGTCTGGAGTGACCGAGGGAATTGTAAGTGTATTGACTGACACTGAAAATCAAGCAACGGCAGAAAAAAGAAAATATCTGGATTTTCTTTATGCTACGGCTACGGCAAGTGCTACTCAACCAAATGTACAGTTAGTGTTTAACCATAAGATGAGCCGCATCAAGATAAAATTTGAAGCAGGCGACGGAGTTTCACTTTCTGATATAGACTGTTATCTTATCGGATTGAAGCAGGAGGGTACATTCAATACAAGCACAGGAGCGACGACTGTCAGCGAAAGTGCGATGACTGAGGATATCTATTGGGGAAATGTAGGTGAAGTAAATAATCATACGATGGAAGCTATCTTGTTGCCACAGACTGTGAGCAGCAAAGTGAGTATTCAGGCCAGAATGGGAGGGCGGTTATATGAAGTGCAATTCCCTAACTTGACTAAGTTAGATACGGGAGTTTCCTATAACTATACTATTAAGGCCAGCATGTCAGTAGACCAAAAGGATTATGTATTTACTATCACGAAAGAGGGAACACAGATCAATGACTGGACTACAGAAGAAGAGGAGATAAAAGCAGATTCGACTTCTCCAGATACAGGAGCTACGACGGAGAATCCTAATTGGACTGTAGAAGAAGAAGAGATTACTGCTACCGAAAAATGA
- a CDS encoding tyrosine-type recombinase/integrase codes for MANFSIVIVPTKKLSNGRHRIRIAVAHHSQTRYISTQFTLDSASQIKNGRVVRHENATNMNACLRKLINEYEEIVTSISYLPAISCTELIRIINYEQKKKGITFQSVAKEYMNFMKGEEREKSYKLYMIASDRFIKYMKGDFPLIQLTPLHIQEFAKVLREENLSDTTIRIYLTLIKVILNYARKMNYVTYSIHPFILFKMPASNIRELDLSIDELKRIRDVHLLKPSLSIARDIFMLTYYLGGINLRDLLTYNFKDKDYMRYIRHKTRNSKKGENEIVFTLQPEAKVIIDKYLTKEGYLKFGKYSSYKQIYSLIFRHIGKVSILSGVKKKVTYYSARKTFAQHGYNLGIQIEKIEYCIGHSMKNNRPIFNYIKIMQEHADKVFREILNQLL; via the coding sequence ATGGCAAATTTTTCAATTGTAATTGTTCCAACTAAAAAACTATCAAATGGTAGACATCGAATAAGGATAGCAGTAGCACATCATTCGCAAACTAGATATATATCTACTCAGTTTACTTTGGATTCTGCCAGTCAGATAAAAAATGGTAGAGTTGTCAGGCACGAGAATGCTACTAATATGAATGCTTGTTTACGAAAACTGATAAACGAATACGAAGAAATAGTTACATCAATCAGTTATTTACCTGCAATCTCATGCACTGAGCTGATACGTATTATTAACTACGAACAGAAGAAAAAAGGAATAACTTTTCAATCTGTCGCAAAAGAATACATGAATTTCATGAAAGGAGAAGAACGGGAAAAATCTTATAAACTTTATATGATAGCTTCCGATAGGTTTATTAAATATATGAAAGGAGATTTTCCTTTAATTCAGTTAACCCCTCTGCATATACAAGAATTTGCAAAAGTTCTTCGCGAAGAGAATTTGTCAGATACAACTATCAGAATATATCTAACTTTGATAAAGGTGATATTGAATTATGCAAGAAAGATGAATTATGTAACCTATTCTATTCATCCTTTTATTCTATTTAAAATGCCGGCAAGTAATATACGGGAGCTTGATTTGTCAATAGATGAATTAAAGAGAATACGGGATGTTCATCTTTTAAAGCCTTCTTTGTCTATAGCAAGGGATATTTTTATGCTTACTTATTATCTAGGTGGTATTAACCTGAGAGACTTATTGACATACAATTTTAAGGATAAAGATTATATGCGCTATATACGTCATAAAACACGTAATAGTAAAAAAGGAGAGAATGAAATCGTATTTACTCTGCAACCTGAAGCAAAAGTAATTATAGATAAATATCTGACAAAAGAAGGCTATCTGAAATTCGGGAAGTATTCATCTTATAAACAGATATACAGTTTGATTTTCCGCCATATCGGCAAAGTCTCAATACTCTCGGGAGTAAAGAAAAAGGTCACCTATTATTCCGCTCGAAAAACCTTTGCACAACACGGATATAATCTAGGAATCCAAATTGAAAAAATTGAGTATTGCATAGGGCACAGTATGAAAAATAATCGACCAATATTCAACTATATTAAAATCATGCAGGAACATGCTGATAAAGTATTCAGGGAGATATTAAACCAATTATTGTAA
- a CDS encoding SusC/RagA family TonB-linked outer membrane protein, whose translation MNKKNLIKGTTLPIALFFSFALIPTFGNQGQAIAAVDIVQQQGIIKGTVVDDKGEPVIGANVLVVGTSVGTITDIDGMFKINAKAGTKLKVTFIGYTEQVLVAKNNMRVVLSEDATTLQEVEIVAYGVQKKVTMTGAVASVKTEALTRTSIGSVSNVLGGQMAGLTTIQTSGEPGADAAEVFIRGKATWGDASPLIQVDGVERSMNDIDPNEIESISILKDASATAVFGVRGANGVILITTKRGREGKAHISFSTSASIQMPTKMVETANSYEYAMFYNQMIANDTPVGEIPAKTFSDGVIQKFRDGSDPLRFPSVNWIDYIMGDATLQSQHNLNISGGTDKVRYFISAGAYTQGGLFNEFSLPYGISYQYRRFNYRSNLDIDVTKTTTISFNVAGNVNSSEKPRTSQGSSGMVKNIYYSTPFRSAGFVNNKLVYTTTDSQSDGLSLPFVGDADPFTYYGGGAAHSVNNSLNADLILNQKLDFITKGLSFKLKGSYNSSFTINKNLSGGTEMTYTPVLQSDGSVGLRPVDGSKYTDVSYGVSRGQSRNWYMEAALNYNRSFGNHNIGALVLYNQSKEYYPKEYSDVPRGYVGLVGRVTYDWKNRYMVEANMGYNGSENFASDNRFALFPAASVGWVASEEKFWESIKPVISFLKLRASFGLVGNDKIGGSRFMYTANPYHVNLNGYVSNSGYGSGNLAQIQGSYGYLFGQGGQTSTVSLGAHEWAINNANVTWEKAFKQNYGIDINFFNDRLSATVEYYKEHRWDILLQDGTAPGMLGFTQPFSNLGEVNNWGWELSLKWNDKVGKNFRYWAGINLSYNQNEIIERKEAPQDYDYLYEKGHRIGSRKQYAFWRYYDEQTPVLYEQTFHRPFPTHSVVLQNGDAVYVDLNGDRKIDANDMGYDYGFTDDPEYMVGMNLGFSWKNLEVNTQWTGAWNVSRMISDVFRRPFLSSSGNVAGGLLAYHLANTWTKENPSQDAKYPRATWKNADNNYAESTLYEQDSKYLRLKTLTIAYNFQFPLMKKLGMSTCQLSFSGYNLWTLTPYLWGDPEARASNAPSYPLTKTYTLGLKLGF comes from the coding sequence ATGAATAAGAAAAACTTAATAAAAGGAACAACTTTACCTATTGCCCTGTTTTTCTCTTTCGCCCTAATACCGACTTTCGGCAATCAAGGACAGGCTATAGCTGCTGTTGATATAGTTCAGCAACAAGGCATTATCAAGGGAACGGTGGTGGACGATAAAGGCGAACCGGTGATTGGAGCTAATGTTCTTGTTGTAGGTACTTCTGTCGGTACTATTACCGATATCGACGGTATGTTTAAAATCAATGCGAAAGCAGGGACGAAGCTGAAAGTTACTTTTATCGGATATACTGAGCAAGTGTTAGTTGCCAAAAATAATATGCGAGTGGTTTTATCGGAAGATGCTACCACTTTGCAAGAAGTGGAAATCGTGGCATATGGTGTGCAGAAGAAAGTAACCATGACGGGTGCTGTGGCAAGTGTTAAGACCGAAGCCCTGACACGTACTTCCATCGGTTCTGTCTCTAATGTATTAGGAGGGCAGATGGCAGGTCTGACTACCATTCAAACATCCGGTGAACCGGGTGCAGATGCCGCAGAGGTTTTTATCCGTGGTAAAGCGACATGGGGAGATGCGTCTCCATTGATTCAGGTGGATGGTGTAGAACGTAGCATGAATGATATAGATCCCAATGAAATAGAGTCTATATCCATTTTGAAAGACGCTTCCGCCACTGCTGTGTTTGGTGTACGCGGAGCCAATGGAGTTATTCTGATTACTACCAAGCGCGGTAGGGAAGGAAAGGCACATATCTCTTTCAGCACTTCTGCTTCTATACAAATGCCTACTAAAATGGTGGAAACTGCTAACTCTTATGAATATGCTATGTTTTATAATCAAATGATAGCTAATGATACACCAGTGGGGGAAATACCAGCCAAGACATTCTCAGATGGAGTTATTCAAAAATTCCGGGATGGTTCTGATCCCCTTCGTTTTCCGAGTGTCAATTGGATTGATTATATTATGGGGGATGCTACTCTGCAGAGTCAGCACAATCTGAATATTTCTGGAGGTACGGATAAGGTGCGTTATTTTATCTCGGCAGGTGCTTATACACAAGGCGGACTTTTCAATGAGTTTAGTCTGCCTTATGGTATCAGCTATCAATATCGCCGTTTTAATTACCGAAGTAACTTGGATATAGACGTGACGAAAACCACTACAATCTCATTCAATGTGGCAGGAAACGTTAATTCATCCGAAAAGCCACGTACCAGCCAAGGATCATCCGGAATGGTTAAGAATATCTATTATTCAACTCCGTTTAGAAGTGCCGGTTTTGTAAATAATAAGTTGGTATATACTACTACTGACTCACAGTCTGACGGGTTGAGCTTGCCTTTTGTCGGTGATGCAGATCCATTCACTTATTATGGAGGCGGAGCTGCCCATAGTGTCAACAATTCATTGAATGCCGACCTCATTTTGAATCAGAAACTGGATTTTATCACTAAAGGACTTTCATTTAAGTTAAAAGGTTCGTACAATAGCTCATTTACCATTAATAAGAATTTGTCCGGTGGTACGGAAATGACTTATACACCGGTATTACAGAGTGATGGGAGTGTAGGATTACGTCCGGTAGACGGTAGTAAATACACTGATGTGAGCTATGGAGTTTCTCGGGGACAGTCGCGTAACTGGTATATGGAAGCTGCACTGAACTATAATCGCTCGTTTGGTAATCACAACATAGGGGCATTGGTGCTTTATAATCAGTCCAAAGAATATTACCCAAAAGAATATTCGGATGTTCCGCGAGGATATGTCGGTTTGGTTGGACGTGTAACTTACGACTGGAAAAACCGTTATATGGTAGAAGCTAATATGGGTTATAACGGTTCGGAGAACTTTGCTTCGGATAATCGGTTTGCCCTCTTTCCGGCAGCATCCGTAGGGTGGGTGGCGAGTGAAGAAAAGTTTTGGGAATCTATCAAACCGGTAATAAGCTTCCTGAAACTACGTGCCAGCTTCGGTTTGGTAGGTAATGATAAAATCGGTGGCTCCCGTTTTATGTATACTGCCAATCCTTATCATGTTAATCTGAACGGTTATGTTAGTAATTCCGGTTATGGAAGCGGTAATCTTGCTCAGATACAGGGCTCTTATGGATACTTGTTCGGGCAAGGAGGACAAACTTCCACTGTTAGTTTAGGAGCACATGAGTGGGCGATTAATAATGCGAATGTGACATGGGAAAAAGCATTCAAGCAGAACTATGGTATTGATATCAACTTTTTTAACGACCGTTTATCTGCTACAGTAGAATATTACAAAGAACACCGTTGGGATATCCTTCTGCAAGACGGAACAGCTCCCGGTATGTTAGGTTTTACTCAACCTTTCTCTAATTTAGGGGAAGTAAATAACTGGGGATGGGAACTTTCGTTGAAATGGAACGATAAGGTCGGGAAAAACTTTCGCTATTGGGCGGGTATAAACCTTTCTTATAATCAGAATGAAATCATCGAGCGTAAGGAAGCTCCTCAGGATTACGACTATTTGTACGAGAAAGGACATCGTATCGGCTCACGCAAGCAATATGCTTTCTGGCGCTATTACGATGAACAAACACCGGTACTGTATGAACAGACATTCCATCGTCCGTTTCCGACTCATTCGGTTGTATTACAAAATGGAGATGCTGTTTATGTCGATTTAAATGGCGACCGGAAGATTGACGCAAATGATATGGGTTATGATTATGGATTTACGGATGATCCGGAATACATGGTAGGTATGAATCTCGGATTCTCTTGGAAGAATTTGGAAGTAAATACGCAATGGACTGGTGCGTGGAATGTGAGCCGAATGATTTCGGATGTGTTCCGTCGGCCATTTTTATCTAGTTCAGGTAATGTTGCAGGTGGTTTGCTTGCCTATCATCTGGCAAATACATGGACAAAAGAAAATCCGTCGCAAGATGCGAAATATCCACGTGCTACATGGAAGAACGCTGATAATAACTATGCAGAATCAACTCTTTATGAACAGGATTCCAAATATTTGCGTCTAAAGACTCTGACAATTGCTTATAATTTCCAATTCCCTTTGATGAAGAAATTGGGAATGAGTACTTGTCAGCTATCGTTCAGTGGCTATAATTTGTGGACTCTCACACCTTATTTATGGGGCGACCCGGAAGCAAGAGCTAGTAATGCACCTTCGTACCCGTTGACAAAGACATATACATTAGGATTGAAACTGGGATTCTAA
- a CDS encoding fimbrillin family protein: protein MKIYSYISALLIAAIASFSSCSQEEDVNVTNGGNFSNDLQITVSDSGYFDMTPGTRAIEKGYATEFTKGDEIGIFGVDDNGIVENINNRRCVMTADGNWKIDGEQIKYNGAEFKQIKFYAYYPYNVSVKFNATQDDPFAEYISEWTLGNDQSGEEYTKYDLMTSSSSAVVDNRFKGEINFKMQHCMALAVLELPNLVYNFINSDVTIDDYELPITNASFKLNNEEVVPYYQEATSTYRFLVKPGEEMKIEGTYTGVREMTYTATATLNAGTAKVYTVSDTNKKEYTLSIGDYYCADGSIVSKEVEDKDIPNNVIGIVCYIGNPQPSITHMQSGNTENNDALRRDYSNCRHGLVLALNNTLDNTNKFSSWRTVGEAYCDWFSKDEEWMGKFVDCNTGNNSATKDKWVEQYPAFMGYNNTMLLTMCYEGKGQPTMCDDAYKQITSYRDNVSVPANTTPWYLPSIACLEQVAKNLSAVNSSLGKVEAATQLESVEASANFGFYWSSTLRNGYTQWVHAMNGGSYNKVNSYGSTAAGYFRLMLAF from the coding sequence ATGAAAATATATAGTTATATATCAGCACTTTTGATTGCAGCTATTGCAAGTTTCTCTTCTTGTTCACAAGAGGAAGATGTAAATGTAACGAACGGAGGCAATTTTTCTAATGACTTACAAATTACTGTGTCCGATAGTGGATATTTTGATATGACTCCGGGTACACGTGCTATAGAGAAAGGATATGCTACTGAATTTACCAAAGGAGACGAAATCGGTATTTTTGGGGTGGATGATAACGGAATAGTAGAGAATATCAATAACCGGAGATGTGTGATGACAGCAGATGGTAATTGGAAAATAGATGGCGAACAGATCAAATATAATGGAGCTGAATTCAAGCAAATAAAGTTTTATGCATATTATCCATACAATGTGAGCGTGAAATTTAATGCTACACAGGATGATCCTTTTGCAGAGTATATTAGTGAGTGGACACTTGGCAATGATCAAAGCGGTGAGGAATATACGAAATACGATTTGATGACAAGTTCAAGTAGTGCTGTGGTAGATAATCGTTTTAAAGGGGAAATCAACTTTAAGATGCAGCATTGTATGGCTTTAGCTGTGCTAGAACTGCCTAATCTTGTTTATAACTTTATTAATTCGGATGTAACTATCGATGATTATGAGTTACCGATTACAAATGCTTCTTTCAAACTGAATAATGAAGAAGTGGTGCCTTATTATCAAGAGGCTACAAGTACATATCGTTTTCTGGTAAAACCTGGTGAAGAAATGAAAATTGAAGGTACTTATACAGGGGTAAGGGAAATGACATATACTGCCACTGCTACGTTAAATGCAGGAACTGCTAAAGTATATACAGTTAGCGATACTAATAAAAAAGAATATACATTATCGATTGGAGATTATTATTGCGCGGATGGCTCTATTGTAAGCAAAGAGGTAGAGGATAAAGATATTCCTAATAATGTAATTGGTATTGTATGCTATATCGGCAATCCTCAGCCATCTATAACGCATATGCAAAGTGGTAATACAGAAAACAATGATGCTCTTAGACGCGATTATTCGAATTGTAGACATGGGTTGGTATTAGCGTTAAATAATACATTAGATAATACGAATAAATTTAGTAGTTGGAGAACTGTTGGTGAAGCATATTGTGATTGGTTTAGCAAAGATGAAGAATGGATGGGTAAGTTCGTTGACTGTAATACGGGTAATAATAGTGCGACTAAAGATAAATGGGTGGAGCAATATCCTGCTTTTATGGGGTATAACAATACAATGTTGTTGACGATGTGCTATGAAGGGAAAGGACAGCCAACCATGTGTGATGATGCCTACAAGCAAATTACCTCTTATCGTGACAATGTATCTGTTCCTGCGAATACTACTCCATGGTATCTTCCATCTATTGCTTGTTTGGAACAGGTTGCTAAAAATCTGAGTGCAGTGAACAGTAGCTTAGGGAAAGTAGAGGCCGCTACACAATTGGAATCAGTCGAAGCAAGTGCAAATTTTGGTTTTTATTGGAGTAGTACTTTGCGAAATGGATATACACAATGGGTACACGCTATGAATGGTGGAAGTTATAATAAAGTAAACTCGTATGGAAGTACTGCTGCCGGTTATTTCCGTTTGATGCTTGCATTTTAA